A window of Candidatus Deferrimicrobiaceae bacterium contains these coding sequences:
- a CDS encoding ABC transporter ATP-binding protein has protein sequence MAILEIRHVSKFFGGLAANSDVSFAVEQGTIMGLIGPNGAGKTTLFNCITGYYPPSRGEVFFDGRKMNGLEPDAVCRLGMVRTWQKVRPLTKLSVLDNVMVGALCRTHSLKVARRAAMEQLSVVGLEAKSAMRAGALPIGERKKLEVARALATQPKLLLLDEVMGGLNPSESEEIIGLILDIRTKGLTQMVIEHDMKAIMRLSDRIVVLNSGEKLAEGSPAEIVGNPQVVEAYLGPEQ, from the coding sequence ATGGCCATCCTCGAGATCCGGCACGTCAGCAAGTTCTTCGGCGGCCTGGCCGCGAACTCCGACGTTTCCTTCGCCGTCGAGCAGGGGACGATCATGGGACTGATCGGCCCCAACGGCGCCGGCAAGACGACGCTGTTCAACTGCATCACCGGCTACTACCCTCCCTCGCGGGGCGAGGTGTTCTTCGACGGCAGGAAGATGAACGGGCTCGAGCCCGACGCGGTCTGCCGACTCGGGATGGTGCGCACCTGGCAGAAGGTGCGGCCGCTGACCAAGCTGAGCGTGCTCGACAACGTCATGGTCGGAGCGCTCTGCCGGACCCATTCCCTCAAGGTGGCGCGCCGCGCCGCCATGGAGCAGCTCTCCGTGGTGGGCCTCGAGGCGAAGTCCGCGATGCGCGCAGGGGCGCTCCCGATCGGCGAGCGCAAGAAACTCGAGGTCGCCCGGGCGCTGGCGACGCAGCCGAAACTCCTGCTGCTCGACGAGGTGATGGGCGGGCTCAACCCGTCCGAAAGCGAGGAGATCATCGGGCTGATCCTCGATATCCGGACGAAAGGACTCACCCAGATGGTCATCGAGCACGATATGAAGGCGATCATGCGGCTGTCCGACCGGATCGTGGTCCTCAACTCCGGCGAGAAGCTGGCGGAGGGGTCCCCGGCCGAGATCGTCGGCAACCCGCAGGTCGTCGAGGCATACCTGGGGCCCGAGCAATGA
- a CDS encoding ABC transporter substrate-binding protein, with product MKMRMGALATLFLLICSGSAFSATKVKLGFVNTITGAEAPIGENLTNGVTLALEDLKKKGIDVDLVKEDDTGKPEKAMSAFEKLATRDGVAGVVGPYTSACANAVASRADQYKVPLLVPVAAKEEITQKGYKYVYRLNAPADVYSSVIMDTILGLGKPKTIAYIYANTDFGISTVKTAKEYAAKRGLKEVADEKYQKGAPDFRSTLTKIKALAPDLVFMVSYEVDAITLMRQSREIGLTPKAFLGAGAGFTTSQFLAQKEVSNHVFSSTQWTDDVNWPGAKDFYKRYVAKFKKEPSYHAACAYEAMRIMAETAAASGSDREKTRAALRKGAWKGIMGDVKFIDYGKFTNQNRHEMLVQQIQDGKYETVSPAKYATKKPIYPFKWK from the coding sequence ATGAAAATGCGAATGGGGGCACTGGCAACGCTGTTCCTGCTGATTTGTTCCGGCTCCGCTTTTTCGGCGACCAAGGTGAAGCTCGGCTTCGTCAACACGATCACCGGTGCCGAGGCGCCGATCGGTGAAAACCTGACCAACGGCGTCACGCTCGCCCTCGAGGATCTCAAGAAGAAGGGGATCGACGTCGACCTCGTCAAGGAAGACGATACGGGCAAGCCCGAGAAGGCCATGTCCGCCTTCGAGAAGCTGGCCACCCGCGACGGCGTCGCCGGTGTTGTCGGACCCTACACCTCCGCCTGCGCCAACGCGGTCGCGAGCCGCGCCGACCAGTACAAGGTGCCGCTGCTCGTCCCCGTCGCCGCCAAGGAAGAGATCACCCAGAAGGGCTACAAGTACGTCTACCGGCTCAACGCGCCGGCCGACGTCTACTCGTCGGTCATCATGGACACGATCCTCGGCCTCGGGAAGCCGAAGACCATCGCCTACATCTACGCCAACACCGACTTCGGCATCTCCACCGTCAAGACGGCCAAGGAATACGCCGCCAAGCGGGGCTTGAAGGAAGTGGCCGACGAGAAGTACCAGAAGGGGGCGCCCGATTTCCGCTCCACGCTGACCAAGATCAAGGCGCTCGCGCCCGACCTGGTCTTCATGGTCTCCTACGAGGTCGACGCGATCACGCTCATGCGCCAGTCCCGCGAGATCGGCCTGACGCCGAAGGCGTTCCTCGGCGCGGGCGCCGGCTTCACGACCTCACAGTTCCTGGCCCAGAAAGAGGTCTCCAACCACGTCTTCTCGAGCACCCAGTGGACCGACGACGTGAACTGGCCGGGCGCGAAGGATTTCTACAAGCGCTACGTGGCGAAGTTCAAGAAGGAGCCCTCCTACCACGCGGCGTGCGCCTACGAGGCGATGCGGATCATGGCCGAAACCGCGGCGGCGTCCGGGAGCGATCGCGAAAAGACGCGCGCAGCGCTCCGCAAGGGCGCCTGGAAGGGGATCATGGGCGACGTGAAGTTCATCGACTACGGCAAGTTCACCAACCAGAACCGCCACGAGATGCTCGTCCAGCAGATCCAGGACGGCAAGTACGAGACGGTCTCTCCCGCGAAATACGCGACGAAGAAACCCATCTACCCGTTCAAGTGGAAGTAG
- a CDS encoding energy-coupling factor ABC transporter permease has protein sequence MADALVSPAVGGAMWAATGLTIGWCAKKVREELDDRKVPLMGVLGAFIFAAQMINFTIPGTGSSGHLGGGMILSILLGPYAAFIVIASVITVQALFFADGGLLALGCNIFNMGAFPAFVAYPLLYRRIAGRNPTPGRIAAASLFSAVVSLQLGAFAVVVETVLSGISALPFGTFVALMQPIHLGIGIVEGLVTAAVVTFVWKAQPGIVGQAGPGPAAGGRSSRKLVVGLGLAALIIGGALSWFASVHPDGLEWSIAKITGKGRLPGEAGGLHGTAAGIQRRSAILPGYGFNKGATPAQGKGDTPPAPARPVVDAGRSLAGIVGGAITLAVAVAAGFLLRKKKPR, from the coding sequence ATGGCCGACGCACTCGTATCGCCCGCCGTCGGGGGCGCGATGTGGGCCGCAACCGGCTTGACCATCGGCTGGTGCGCGAAGAAGGTGCGCGAGGAGCTCGACGACCGGAAGGTGCCGCTGATGGGCGTGCTCGGCGCGTTCATCTTCGCCGCCCAGATGATCAACTTCACGATCCCCGGCACGGGCTCGAGCGGCCATCTCGGCGGGGGGATGATCCTCTCGATCCTGCTCGGCCCCTACGCCGCCTTCATCGTCATCGCCTCCGTGATCACGGTGCAGGCGCTTTTCTTCGCGGACGGCGGGCTTCTGGCGCTCGGCTGCAACATCTTCAACATGGGAGCGTTCCCCGCCTTCGTCGCCTACCCTCTCCTCTACCGGAGGATCGCGGGCAGGAACCCGACTCCGGGCCGGATCGCCGCGGCGTCGCTTTTCTCCGCCGTGGTCTCGCTCCAGCTGGGCGCCTTCGCCGTCGTCGTCGAGACCGTCCTCTCGGGCATCTCCGCCCTTCCGTTCGGCACGTTCGTCGCGCTGATGCAGCCGATCCACCTGGGCATCGGGATCGTCGAGGGGCTCGTGACCGCGGCCGTCGTCACCTTCGTGTGGAAGGCGCAGCCCGGGATCGTGGGCCAGGCCGGGCCGGGCCCGGCGGCCGGCGGACGCTCCTCCAGGAAGCTGGTCGTCGGCCTCGGCCTCGCCGCCCTGATCATCGGCGGCGCGCTGTCCTGGTTCGCGTCGGTCCATCCGGACGGCCTCGAATGGTCGATCGCGAAGATCACGGGAAAGGGAAGACTGCCGGGGGAGGCGGGCGGCCTGCACGGAACGGCGGCGGGAATCCAGCGACGAAGCGCGATCCTGCCGGGCTACGGGTTCAACAAGGGGGCGACGCCGGCACAAGGAAAGGGCGACACGCCTCCCGCGCCTGCCCGTCCCGTCGTCGATGCGGGCCGAAGCCTCGCGGGCATCGTGGGGGGAGCGATCACGCTGGCGGTCGCCGTCGCGGCCGGGTTCCTGCTCCGGAAGAAAAAGCCCCGCTGA
- a CDS encoding ABC transporter ATP-binding protein — MTAPASGSPLLKVEKLAFAYGDLKVLWGIDLEVNAGEIVTVVGANGAGKSTVLKNISRLVRWASGSITFGGEDLSRLEPHDVVERGIIQVPEGRKIFPEMTVMENLRMGSFHKSCRKDREKNIERAFVLFPRLKEREKQLGGTMSGGEQQMLAIARGLMGNPRLLLLDEPSLGLSPLLVKSIFEIITEINRQGVTILLVEQNVYQSLRIAHRAYVLETGRVVLSGTGAELLDDAHVKKAFLGM; from the coding sequence ATGACGGCGCCGGCCTCCGGCTCCCCGCTCCTCAAGGTCGAGAAGCTCGCCTTCGCCTACGGCGATCTCAAGGTGCTCTGGGGCATCGATCTCGAGGTGAATGCCGGTGAGATCGTCACCGTGGTCGGCGCCAACGGCGCGGGCAAGTCGACCGTGCTCAAGAACATCTCGCGGCTGGTCCGGTGGGCCTCCGGATCCATCACGTTCGGCGGCGAGGACCTTTCCCGGCTCGAGCCGCACGATGTGGTCGAGCGGGGGATCATCCAGGTGCCCGAGGGGCGCAAGATCTTCCCCGAGATGACGGTGATGGAGAACCTCCGGATGGGCTCGTTCCACAAGAGCTGCCGGAAGGACCGCGAGAAGAACATCGAGCGCGCCTTCGTCCTTTTCCCGCGGTTGAAGGAGCGCGAGAAGCAGCTCGGAGGCACCATGTCGGGCGGAGAGCAGCAGATGCTCGCGATCGCCCGCGGCCTTATGGGCAATCCCCGGCTGCTGCTCCTCGACGAGCCGTCGCTCGGCCTGTCGCCGCTCCTGGTCAAGAGCATCTTCGAGATCATCACCGAGATCAACCGGCAGGGGGTGACCATCCTGCTGGTCGAGCAGAACGTCTACCAGTCGCTTCGCATCGCGCACCGCGCGTACGTGCTCGAAACCGGCCGTGTCGTCCTCTCGGGGACCGGCGCCGAGCTGCTCGACGACGCCCACGTCAAGAAGGCGTTCCTCGGAATGTAG
- the nikR gene encoding nickel-responsive transcriptional regulator NikR translates to MTAGKLTRFGVSLDEKLLAQFDGVNERKGYTNRSEAIRDLIRDNLVREQWEHGKGEAVGTITLVYGHDTHDLADRLTDLQHSHYKEIVSTLHVHLDAHHCLEVLVLRGKATHLKAIADQLIGTRGVKHGTFSATTEGHALA, encoded by the coding sequence ATGACCGCAGGAAAGCTTACCCGCTTCGGCGTCTCGCTCGACGAGAAGCTGCTTGCGCAGTTCGACGGGGTCAACGAGCGCAAGGGCTACACCAACCGTTCCGAGGCGATCCGGGACCTGATCCGCGACAACCTCGTGCGGGAACAGTGGGAACACGGCAAGGGGGAAGCCGTCGGGACCATCACGCTCGTCTACGGTCACGACACCCACGACCTGGCCGACCGGCTGACCGACCTCCAGCACAGCCACTACAAGGAGATCGTCTCGACGCTCCACGTCCATCTCGACGCGCACCACTGCCTCGAAGTGCTGGTGCTGCGCGGGAAGGCGACCCACCTCAAGGCCATCGCCGACCAGTTGATCGGCACGCGCGGGGTCAAGCACGGCACCTTCTCGGCCACGACCGAAGGGCACGCGCTGGCCTGA
- a CDS encoding CBS domain-containing protein: protein MIKVERWMKRDPVTIDENASIVDAIHLMKEKVVRRLPVMRKERLVGLVTDRMIKEYAPGKASLSDTWEVHYLLSKTKVKDVMNKEPHTVTPDTEMVDAAQIIHDNKLHGLCVVDSAGALVGILTTTDIMEALIALCRSQNGNTPAK, encoded by the coding sequence ATGATCAAGGTCGAACGTTGGATGAAGCGCGACCCCGTCACGATCGACGAAAATGCCTCGATCGTCGATGCGATCCACCTGATGAAGGAAAAGGTTGTCCGGCGGCTCCCGGTGATGCGGAAGGAGCGCCTGGTCGGCCTCGTCACCGACCGGATGATCAAGGAGTACGCCCCGGGCAAGGCGTCGCTGTCCGATACGTGGGAGGTGCACTACCTGCTGTCGAAGACGAAGGTGAAGGACGTGATGAACAAGGAGCCGCACACCGTCACGCCCGACACCGAGATGGTCGATGCCGCGCAGATCATCCACGACAACAAGCTGCACGGGCTTTGCGTGGTCGACAGCGCGGGCGCGCTCGTCGGCATCCTCACGACCACCGACATCATGGAGGCGCTGATCGCCCTGTGCCGGAGCCAGAACGGCAACACGCCCGCGAAGTGA
- the truA gene encoding tRNA pseudouridine(38-40) synthase TruA, with translation MTDETGASAPTRRVRITMSYDGTNYSGSQMQPTGPTIQSEVEGALARLLDAPVRIRTAGRTDAGVHALEQVADFADHGRRDLATIVKGGNALLPPDIRILSAAEVPMEFDARRHATRKEYRYFLHVAPVCSPFFARHAWHFEKPLDLDAMREGMAHLVGEHDFTTFRASGCSARDPVRRIASAALSGRVPGLWSVDLVGSGFLRHMVRNIVGTLADVGRGKISPGRVGELLQSRDRTQAGMTAPAHGLFLWKVWYE, from the coding sequence AGCGCGCCGACCCGGCGGGTGCGGATCACGATGTCCTACGACGGGACGAACTACTCGGGCTCGCAGATGCAGCCGACGGGGCCGACCATCCAGTCCGAGGTCGAGGGGGCGCTCGCGCGGCTGCTCGACGCGCCCGTCCGGATCCGGACGGCGGGTCGGACCGACGCAGGGGTGCACGCTCTCGAGCAGGTCGCCGACTTCGCCGACCACGGCCGCCGGGACCTGGCCACGATCGTCAAGGGCGGGAACGCGCTGCTTCCCCCCGATATCCGGATCCTGTCCGCCGCCGAGGTCCCGATGGAATTCGACGCCCGGCGCCACGCGACGCGCAAGGAGTATCGCTACTTCCTCCACGTCGCCCCGGTCTGCTCCCCCTTCTTCGCCCGGCACGCCTGGCACTTCGAGAAGCCGCTCGACCTCGACGCGATGCGGGAGGGGATGGCGCACCTCGTCGGCGAGCACGATTTCACCACGTTCCGCGCGTCGGGCTGCTCGGCGCGGGATCCCGTCCGCCGGATTGCGAGCGCCGCGCTTTCCGGGCGAGTCCCGGGATTGTGGTCCGTCGACCTGGTCGGCAGCGGTTTCCTGCGCCACATGGTGCGCAACATCGTCGGGACGTTGGCCGACGTCGGCCGGGGAAAGATTTCGCCGGGACGGGTCGGGGAGCTGCTCCAGTCGCGCGACCGGACGCAGGCCGGCATGACGGCCCCCGCCCACGGCCTGTTCCTGTGGAAAGTGTGGTACGAATGA
- a CDS encoding methylenetetrahydrofolate reductase: protein MLSGPGVSFELFPPKTPQGMEKLLAAMGDLASLSPRFVSITSGAGGSGREEETTSVVRSVMGATGLPVMPHLTCMGRTGDDLLAILRGYHAIGVRNILALRGDRKPDSPPGPPGAGFHALELIRLVSRHFGDGFCVGGSAYIEPHPESLGRERDFHYMKEKEEAGMAFAVTQLFFDNRIFYDYLDACASHGITLPILPGIFTITDGSWIKEFSATHRVTIPPALRDALDRHAGDADAIRKIGIDHTLEQVRDLAAHGVHHLHIYTMNRSEIPRTVLQAFTDVCAARPPKEQP, encoded by the coding sequence ATGCTGTCGGGGCCGGGGGTGTCGTTCGAGCTGTTCCCTCCCAAGACGCCCCAGGGAATGGAAAAGTTGCTCGCAGCGATGGGCGACCTGGCGTCGCTTTCCCCCCGCTTCGTGTCGATCACGAGCGGCGCGGGCGGCAGCGGCCGGGAAGAGGAGACGACGTCCGTCGTCCGGTCGGTGATGGGCGCGACCGGGCTGCCCGTGATGCCGCACCTGACCTGCATGGGCCGGACCGGGGACGACCTGCTCGCCATCCTGCGCGGCTACCACGCGATCGGGGTCCGCAACATTCTCGCGCTGCGGGGCGACCGCAAGCCCGATTCCCCACCCGGCCCGCCCGGCGCCGGCTTCCACGCGCTCGAACTTATCCGGCTGGTGAGCCGGCACTTCGGCGATGGTTTCTGCGTCGGAGGATCGGCCTATATCGAGCCGCACCCGGAATCGCTGGGCCGGGAGCGCGATTTCCATTACATGAAGGAGAAGGAAGAGGCGGGGATGGCGTTCGCCGTCACGCAGCTGTTCTTCGACAACCGGATTTTCTACGATTACCTCGACGCCTGCGCCAGCCACGGGATCACGTTGCCGATCCTGCCGGGCATCTTCACGATCACCGACGGCTCGTGGATCAAGGAGTTTTCGGCCACGCACCGGGTGACGATCCCCCCCGCGTTGCGGGACGCGCTCGACCGCCACGCGGGCGACGCCGACGCGATCCGGAAGATCGGCATCGACCACACGCTCGAACAGGTGCGAGACCTCGCCGCCCACGGCGTGCATCACCTGCACATCTACACGATGAACCGCTCCGAAATTCCCCGAACCGTCTTGCAGGCGTTCACCGACGTCTGTGCCGCCCGCCCGCCGAAAGAACAGCCATGA
- a CDS encoding DUF6364 family protein yields the protein MQTKLTLSLDEEVIAKAKLFSRRRRKSLSKLVEGYLREITTQPSGSSDIAPPVAALIGVISSKGAASGPKGGYAEFLSDKYR from the coding sequence ATGCAGACGAAACTGACCTTGAGTCTCGACGAAGAGGTGATCGCGAAAGCCAAGCTCTTTTCCCGGCGGCGGCGGAAAAGTCTGTCGAAGCTGGTCGAGGGTTACCTGCGGGAGATCACCACGCAACCGTCCGGCTCTTCCGATATCGCGCCGCCGGTCGCCGCATTGATCGGCGTCATCTCGTCGAAAGGGGCAGCCTCCGGCCCCAAGGGCGGGTACGCGGAATTCCTGTCGGATAAATACCGGTGA
- the cbiQ gene encoding cobalt ECF transporter T component CbiQ, which produces MGGIDQGLFDLDRLDRLAGQDSAIHRLDPRAKLLTTAVFLLCVVSHGKYEISGLLPFALFPIAVAATAGLPAGYLVRKLLAFAPFALVVGAFNPLFDREVLLRVGSLPVSGGWVSFASILLRFCLTIGAALVLIGTTSFRGVCMALERLGVPSVFATQLLFLHRYIFVLGDEAVRMARARALRSFDGRGMGLRVYASLVGHLLLRTLDRGQRIHLAMRCRGFDGRILSLRKLSAGMPDIVYTLGWSAAFVGMRVVNVPQLLGRLVTEVIR; this is translated from the coding sequence ATGGGCGGCATCGATCAGGGACTATTCGATCTCGACCGGCTCGACCGGCTGGCGGGGCAGGACAGCGCGATCCACCGGCTGGACCCGCGCGCCAAGCTGCTGACGACTGCCGTGTTCCTGCTCTGCGTCGTCTCGCACGGGAAGTACGAGATCTCAGGCCTGCTGCCGTTCGCCCTGTTCCCGATCGCCGTTGCCGCTACCGCGGGCCTTCCCGCCGGATACCTCGTCCGAAAGCTGCTGGCGTTCGCTCCGTTCGCGCTGGTCGTCGGCGCCTTCAACCCGCTCTTCGACCGTGAGGTGCTTCTCCGCGTCGGGTCGCTGCCGGTCTCCGGCGGCTGGGTCTCCTTCGCCTCGATCCTCCTGCGCTTCTGCCTGACGATCGGCGCCGCGCTCGTCCTCATCGGCACCACGAGCTTCCGGGGCGTCTGCATGGCGCTCGAGCGGCTCGGCGTCCCGTCCGTTTTTGCCACGCAACTGCTCTTCCTCCACCGCTATATCTTCGTCCTCGGCGACGAGGCCGTCCGGATGGCGCGCGCCCGGGCGCTGCGGTCGTTCGACGGCCGGGGCATGGGGCTGCGCGTCTATGCCAGTCTCGTCGGCCACCTGCTGCTGCGGACGCTCGATCGAGGGCAGCGGATCCACCTGGCGATGCGCTGCCGCGGGTTCGACGGGCGGATCCTCTCCCTTCGGAAGCTGTCGGCCGGCATGCCCGACATCGTCTACACCCTGGGCTGGTCCGCCGCCTTCGTCGGGATGCGCGTCGTCAATGTCCCGCAGCTGCTGGGCCGGCTCGTCACGGAGGTCATCAGGTGA
- a CDS encoding branched-chain amino acid ABC transporter permease: MTLTVFLQALVSGILIGGVYALIGIGLTIIFGVMRVTNFAHGDLMMVGMYLTYFLFTLAKIDPFVSILITIPCMFLFGAFLQKTVINRILGSLAQNQILLTIGLGLIMSNTVMLAFTSDYKILTTSYSSSSISLGGISISQPLAVSFAITVVITSVLYWFLMKTDTGQAIRATAQDREAAQLMGINVKRMSIIAFGIGTSLAGTAGALISPTYYVFPQVGSAFTLKAFVITVLGGMGSVVGATLGGIIIGVVESVGAVAISSEWKDVLVFGIFLVVLLVRPSGLMGRSRM, encoded by the coding sequence ATGACGCTCACCGTGTTCCTCCAGGCGCTCGTCAGCGGCATCCTGATCGGCGGCGTCTACGCGCTGATCGGCATCGGCCTCACCATCATCTTCGGCGTCATGCGGGTCACCAACTTCGCGCACGGCGACCTCATGATGGTCGGGATGTACCTGACCTACTTCCTGTTCACCCTGGCGAAGATCGACCCCTTCGTCTCGATTCTGATCACGATCCCGTGCATGTTCCTCTTCGGCGCCTTCCTCCAGAAGACCGTGATCAACCGGATCCTCGGGAGCCTGGCGCAGAACCAGATCCTGCTCACGATCGGCCTCGGCCTCATCATGAGCAACACGGTCATGCTCGCCTTTACCTCCGACTACAAGATCCTGACGACCTCCTACTCGTCCTCGAGCATCAGCCTGGGGGGTATCTCGATCTCGCAGCCGCTGGCCGTGTCGTTCGCCATCACGGTGGTCATCACCTCGGTGCTCTACTGGTTCCTGATGAAGACCGACACGGGGCAGGCCATCCGCGCCACCGCCCAGGACCGCGAGGCGGCGCAGCTCATGGGCATCAACGTCAAGCGGATGTCGATCATCGCCTTCGGCATCGGTACTTCGCTCGCGGGCACGGCCGGGGCGCTGATCTCGCCGACCTACTACGTCTTCCCGCAGGTGGGCAGCGCCTTCACGCTCAAGGCGTTCGTCATCACCGTGCTGGGCGGGATGGGCAGCGTCGTCGGCGCCACGCTGGGCGGCATCATCATCGGCGTCGTCGAATCGGTCGGCGCGGTTGCGATCTCCTCCGAATGGAAAGACGTCCTGGTCTTCGGCATCTTCCTCGTCGTGCTGCTCGTCCGCCCTTCCGGGCTGATGGGCCGGTCCCGCATGTGA
- a CDS encoding branched-chain amino acid ABC transporter permease, translating into MSPTKRFPFRFILVPAALAALCAFPAFVANPYALHIMILLFLATAQGEAWNIIGGYAGQYSVGHAAYFGAGAYGALILLTHYGIAPWFGTWVGVAAAMGLALLIGAICFRLRGPYFVLASIAVAEIVRITVLNTPALTNGAEGILVSELPPLVLGGKMITDFSSKVPYYYMGLGLAVATIVATWAVQNSKLGYYFQAIREDQDAAHSLGISLKLYKNLALLLSAFFTAQAGAFYALYVRFIDPTTVLPLDLSVQIVLIAIIGGIGTIYGPVVGALVLVPLSEVLRSNVVAQALINSGLVREDSGMGVFLKEHLAHAHVLIYGILVVVVILFMPDGVLGFARKLVTRKARS; encoded by the coding sequence GTGAGCCCGACGAAAAGATTCCCGTTCCGTTTTATCCTGGTGCCGGCGGCGCTGGCGGCGCTGTGCGCGTTTCCTGCCTTCGTGGCGAACCCCTACGCCCTTCACATCATGATCCTGCTATTCCTGGCCACCGCCCAGGGAGAGGCCTGGAACATCATCGGCGGCTACGCCGGCCAGTACTCGGTCGGACACGCGGCCTATTTCGGCGCCGGGGCCTACGGCGCCCTCATCCTGCTGACTCATTACGGAATCGCACCCTGGTTCGGCACCTGGGTCGGCGTCGCCGCCGCGATGGGGCTCGCCCTCCTGATCGGCGCGATCTGCTTCCGGCTGCGGGGGCCCTATTTCGTCCTGGCCTCCATCGCCGTGGCCGAGATCGTGCGGATCACGGTGCTCAACACGCCTGCGCTCACCAACGGCGCCGAGGGGATCCTCGTCTCCGAGCTGCCGCCGCTCGTCCTGGGCGGCAAGATGATCACCGACTTTTCCTCCAAGGTCCCCTACTACTACATGGGGCTCGGCCTGGCTGTCGCCACCATCGTGGCGACCTGGGCGGTGCAGAACTCGAAGCTGGGCTACTACTTCCAGGCCATCCGGGAAGACCAGGATGCCGCCCACTCGCTGGGGATCAGCTTGAAGCTCTACAAGAACCTGGCGCTGCTGCTTTCGGCGTTCTTCACGGCGCAGGCGGGCGCCTTCTACGCCCTCTACGTCCGCTTCATCGACCCGACGACCGTCCTGCCGCTCGACCTGTCGGTGCAGATCGTCCTCATCGCGATCATCGGCGGGATCGGCACCATCTACGGACCCGTGGTCGGCGCGCTTGTTCTGGTCCCGCTCTCCGAGGTGCTGCGCAGCAACGTCGTCGCCCAGGCGCTCATCAATTCCGGGCTCGTCCGCGAGGACTCCGGCATGGGCGTCTTCCTCAAGGAGCACCTGGCGCACGCGCATGTGCTGATCTACGGCATCCTGGTGGTGGTCGTCATCCTGTTCATGCCCGACGGCGTTCTGGGCTTCGCCCGGAAGCTCGTGACCCGCAAGGCGAGGAGCTAG
- a CDS encoding ABC transporter ATP-binding protein codes for MSHHIVEVEDLGYAYPDGTQALKGLSFRITHGESVAIVGANGAGKSTLLLHLNGYLEPGAGKVRIGDFPLTRETVSDIRKTVGMVFQDPDDQLFMPTVFEDVAFGPLNLGLPPDEVERRAVESLTRVDALHLRDRPPYRLSGGEKRAVAIATVLAMSPSILVMDEPTSNLDPAARRHFIALLATFAHTKIIATHDLDMVVDLCERTIVMKEGRVAADGPTRDVFADEAFLKDCRLEKPLRMQGCPVCGGKGRS; via the coding sequence GTGAGTCACCATATCGTCGAGGTCGAGGATCTCGGGTATGCCTATCCCGACGGTACGCAGGCGCTGAAGGGGCTGTCGTTCCGGATCACGCATGGGGAGTCCGTGGCGATCGTCGGCGCCAACGGCGCGGGGAAGTCGACGCTGCTCCTGCACCTGAACGGCTACCTGGAACCGGGGGCCGGCAAGGTCCGGATCGGCGATTTCCCGCTGACGCGCGAGACGGTTTCCGACATCCGCAAGACCGTGGGCATGGTGTTCCAGGACCCCGACGACCAGCTCTTCATGCCGACCGTCTTCGAGGACGTCGCCTTCGGCCCGCTCAACCTGGGGCTTCCGCCGGACGAGGTCGAGCGGCGCGCCGTCGAGTCCCTGACGCGGGTCGATGCGCTGCACCTCCGGGACCGACCGCCGTACCGGCTGTCCGGCGGCGAGAAGCGCGCCGTCGCCATCGCGACCGTCCTGGCCATGTCGCCCAGCATCCTCGTGATGGACGAGCCGACGTCGAATCTCGATCCCGCCGCCCGGCGGCATTTCATCGCGTTGCTTGCGACGTTCGCCCACACCAAGATCATCGCGACGCACGACCTCGACATGGTGGTCGACCTGTGCGAAAGAACGATCGTGATGAAGGAGGGGCGGGTGGCGGCCGACGGCCCGACGCGGGACGTCTTCGCCGACGAGGCGTTTCTGAAAGATTGCAGATTGGAAAAGCCGCTCCGGATGCAGGGATGCCCCGTGTGCGGCGGGAAAGGGCGCTCGTAG